The following coding sequences lie in one Mercenaria mercenaria strain notata chromosome 5, MADL_Memer_1, whole genome shotgun sequence genomic window:
- the LOC123556619 gene encoding uncharacterized protein LOC123556619 isoform X2 gives MKPVLGMESGKAEIITVTGVPEKVSVDRTKGCTTKRIAVGVIGGVVVLTVVAAVVIVSVYFGSKVTSDSFKVAHQTYKTNDGEVVEEETNVTKTEVDIRVPNVAEIIYDYKHGLIVTRFVDSETNVQSVCLAQFMNETESPSTDTDKYTDGEVDFYEQKSDEDGESVKWTNTNKEVPRHMISENVARMCEGTKIYWMEKASGDGISKRQACSRIRRVIICYPTKYKCAYLCIFRYYCLPVGNLMATQTRWGCKKDCDPGPNNPICKK, from the exons ATGAAACCGGTATTAGGGATGGAGAGCGGGAAGGCGGAAATTATAACAGTGACGGGAGTGCCTGAAAAG GTGTCGGTGGATAGAACTAAAGGTTGTACAACCAAGCGAATTGCAGTCGGTGTGATAGGTGGTGTAGTTGTCTTGACAGTTGTCGCTGCAGTCGTTATTGTTTCTGTCTACTTTGGATCGAAAGTAACATCGGACAGTTTTAAG GTTGCCCACCAGACATACAAAACAAATGATGGGGAAGTTGTAGAGGAAGAAACGAATGTGACAAAGACAGAGGTTGACATACGAGTACCTAACGTAGCAGAGATCATTTACGATTACAAACAT GGGTTGATTGTAACGAGATTTGTGGATTCAGAAACTAATGTTCAAAGCGTGTGCCTTGCACAGTTCATGAATGAGACCGAATCGCCAAGTACAGACACTGACAAATACACGGACGGAGAG GTAGACTTTTACGAACAGAAGAGCGACGAAGATGGTGAGAGTGTGAAATGGACGAACACAAATAAAGAGGTACCACGTCACATGATTTCTGAAAATGTAGCAAGAATGTGCGAGGGAACAAAGATCTACTGGATGGAAA AGGCATCAGGTGATGGGATAAGTAAGCGACAGGCATGTAGCAGGATTAGACGTGTCATCATTTGCTATCCTACGAAGTATAAATGTGCATACTTATGTATTTTTCGCTATTACTGCTTGCCTGTTGGAAACCTCATGGCCACTCAAACGCGTTGGGGCTGCAAGAAGGATTGTGACCCAGGTCCAAACAACCCAATATGTAAGAAGTAA